A portion of the Paenibacillus marchantiae genome contains these proteins:
- a CDS encoding HAD-IA family hydrolase: MDSKPQLVLDLAGVLITNLSSSFWQELARYAGTPFHVLIEQLSGIRKDLWTGRLTEEQFWIWMQTQYPNIEKMYAYELLEQTTELLPAMHCLERWSEQAELHLLSNHCHEWIQSILPLIQPYCKSITISNQVGYCKPNIEIYKLVQSHLHRDVPVIYVDDQAKNLKPAAELGWETLLADEQHQWIVEIDAWLADQR; this comes from the coding sequence ATGGATTCCAAACCGCAGCTTGTTTTAGATCTGGCGGGTGTGTTGATCACCAATCTTTCCTCTTCATTCTGGCAGGAGCTTGCTAGGTATGCAGGTACGCCTTTTCATGTTTTAATCGAGCAATTAAGCGGTATACGCAAGGACTTGTGGACAGGGAGGCTGACGGAGGAACAGTTCTGGATCTGGATGCAAACACAATATCCCAATATTGAAAAGATGTATGCTTATGAATTGCTTGAACAAACAACAGAGTTGCTACCTGCCATGCATTGTCTTGAACGATGGAGCGAGCAGGCAGAACTTCATCTCTTGAGCAATCATTGTCATGAATGGATTCAATCTATTTTGCCGTTGATCCAACCGTACTGCAAGAGCATAACCATTTCCAATCAGGTCGGATATTGCAAGCCCAATATAGAGATATATAAACTTGTACAATCTCATCTACACAGGGATGTACCTGTTATATATGTGGATGATCAGGCTAAAAATTTGAAGCCTGCTGCTGAGCTGGGCTGGGAAACATTACTTGCGGATGAACAGCATCAATGGATTGTTGAAATTGACGCATGGCTCGCAGACCAACGATAA
- a CDS encoding GNAT family N-acetyltransferase produces the protein MKQSNQSDELIIECKDIYLREYRLEDLKKLQEITWQPEVYKFLPGWNAAVEDRALWLTQYEIPENQNFKQAVLAEGDIGDLCLRMAIVLKENDEFIGWCCSGIKDELPAPNREIMYGISKHFRNRGYTTQAVQGITQYLFENTNVEVLNAIALLTNQASNKVIQKCNFEWLNLIEIENEPYNHYQLLKHQR, from the coding sequence ATGAAACAATCCAACCAAAGTGATGAATTAATCATTGAATGCAAAGATATTTATTTGCGCGAGTATCGACTTGAGGATTTGAAGAAATTGCAGGAAATCACCTGGCAACCTGAGGTTTACAAATTTTTGCCGGGATGGAATGCTGCGGTTGAAGATAGAGCACTTTGGCTCACTCAATACGAAATCCCTGAGAATCAGAATTTTAAACAAGCTGTTTTGGCGGAAGGGGACATTGGAGACCTCTGTTTACGTATGGCTATCGTGCTCAAAGAAAATGATGAGTTTATTGGATGGTGCTGCTCGGGGATCAAGGATGAACTGCCAGCGCCCAATCGGGAGATTATGTACGGCATTTCGAAACACTTCCGGAACCGTGGCTATACAACGCAGGCAGTACAAGGCATAACACAGTATTTATTTGAAAATACAAACGTTGAAGTATTGAATGCCATTGCTTTATTAACGAATCAGGCATCGAATAAGGTAATACAGAAATGCAATTTCGAATGGCTGAATTTGATCGAAATCGAGAATGAACCGTACAACCATTATCAACTGTTGAAGCACCAACGATAA
- a CDS encoding GNAT family N-acetyltransferase, protein MREINYSDYFWQDDKVRLRALREEDWEDHYYNRFDSHARRLLECAVELPPTNAEAKKFTEAFSDFSLDRGRIMFTIENMDGENVGGVNLNSIDERNGTFSIGIQIDRDHRGKGYGTRAIRILLKYAFFERRLNKFNDYVLEGNEPSAAMMRKLGCVQEGVRRQVIYTDGKYQDMILFGLTKDEFMKKEELA, encoded by the coding sequence ATGAGAGAGATTAACTATAGCGATTATTTTTGGCAGGATGATAAGGTCAGATTACGTGCTTTGCGTGAGGAAGATTGGGAGGATCATTATTATAACCGGTTTGATTCACACGCTCGTCGTTTACTGGAATGTGCAGTAGAGCTGCCACCTACGAATGCTGAGGCGAAGAAATTTACGGAAGCCTTTTCCGATTTCTCTCTAGACAGAGGACGGATCATGTTCACGATTGAAAATATGGATGGTGAGAATGTTGGGGGCGTGAACCTGAACAGCATCGATGAGCGGAATGGAACCTTCAGTATTGGTATTCAAATTGACAGGGATCATCGCGGAAAAGGATACGGGACGAGAGCCATTCGAATATTGTTGAAATATGCCTTTTTCGAGCGCAGGCTTAATAAATTCAATGATTATGTTCTGGAAGGAAATGAACCTTCTGCAGCGATGATGAGAAAGCTTGGATGTGTGCAGGAGGGCGTGCGTCGTCAGGTGATTTATACCGATGGGAAATACCAGGATATGATCCTGTTCGGATTAACCAAAGACGAGTTCATGAAAAAGGAGGAACTTGCGTGA